The genome window AGAAAGGGTTTAGTGAGGTTTTTGGTCGTGCTGGTTATTCTACTAAACTCAGTAGTGCTGGACTTGTTTATAAGGTAAATTAATTATATCTGCAGTGCTTTTGTAATTATAAGCTGAATATGTGCAATAATGACTTTCAGGACTAGGAAAAATGAGTTACTCATAGGTGCAATAATTAAGGGATATATAGGCAATACTAACTTGAAGTATAGATGACTTGTAATTATCTGATGCATAAGTGTATATTGTCAGCATTACGGGTTGGAAATAATAGCCAAGGAGATTCAGCTGGATAAAGGGCATCCGGATGTGTTCAAGTTATATTTGGCTGTCTACAAGAGCTTTATCGAGGTGCTGTAATTTGCTCTGTATTTTAAGTAGTTtagtttttttagtttatttctgggttaaaatagtttatttgaTCTTATCCAACAATGTGTCCTATATGAGATTGTTGATAAAAAAGCATATAATAGGTATAGATGTCAATCTTAGTTAATCACCAGCTTAATAGCAATTTCTGGAATATAGGAAGctgaaattaattttatagCTTAAGTGCTTTTTTAATAATGTCCAGATTTATATTATCTACTTTCAGTACTGGCCTTTACCTTTGGCCCGTCTTATATTATCTACTTTCAGTACTGGCCTTTACCTTTGGCCCATCTTTTCTGCTGGTGTGTTTTGATCTTGATCCAACTGTCATTTTGCATTGTTGGCACTAAACACTTCTACAGGCAATTGATGCTATTGACAATGGTGTGAGTCAATATTGTGTTGATATACCTCCCAATTATGTGAACAATACGAGTTTGTCTTCAAGAATAGGCAGATTAAATTTGGATTGGACTGACCCTGATCAATCgattgaaaaagaaaatgatgCATTTCAACGTGCAATGGTTCTTGCAGGGAACGAATTCATCGAGgttagattttgtaatatattcaTCATGTGATTTAGTAGAAGGCCTTTAAGCTGAAATTGTAAGTTACTTTTTAGGTTTGACCAACTTATTAAGGGTACCTAGGGAATTCCTACTTATTAGACCTTTTTCGTGGAAATCTCATACAGAGTATACATTTTCATGCAAAATCGTGGCTGCCGGCTCGATCGATTGTTGTGGATTGTCTTGCGGCAAGGAAAAATGTTGATTCTAGTGGAGAAATCATTCTGCTGCCTAGAATTTGCCCTGTGAGTGGTAACTTTTTCTTTTATTCAACTCTTAGTCCTGTATCTTGCCTCTATTTCATATAGTTTGTTCCTCATTAATATTTATCTAATGCTTGACTAATTAGAGTCGAGTGAATATTGTAAAGAGACAGTTGAATTTGCTTTCTGTAAGAAGTATTTGCTTGTTCAGTACTATTATTGTTTGGTAAGAACATGGATGTGCAATACAATAGGAACTGACAAAAGAATTGGTTGCCTTCTGTTGTCCATATATATactaattatatcttaaaacaACATACATGCCACAGTGGAAGCTACATATATTCGAGCTAGAAGAGGAAATGAAGATTGATCCTTCcattaaatatgttatttatCAGGTCAGTTTTTTCGGTGTATTGTTGATCTAGACAATATCTTCTCTTTATAGTTCTGAGTACTAcagataaatatcaagtagtgctaattacataattattggtattacatatatatattatttttgtatagaTTACCTAATTATTCTCCTGTCTGCGTGATATTCTAGGATGATAGAAGCGACAATTGGAGAGTGCAGGCAGTTGCTGTCTCACCTGATAAGTATCAGAGTCGAAAACCTCTATTATCTCAGTGGAGAGGTTTGACAGGTGAAGAACTTTCTGAGGTTGCTGCAATTCCTGGATGTGTTTTTGTTCACATGAGTGGCTTTATTGGTGGAAATCAGAGTTATGAGGGTGCTTTGGCTATGGCCAAAGCTTCTTTGATGGTGTAAGGAAAACAGATACATCCTGTTTTTTTACCAGTCTAACATGCATTGTTCATTTTAGATATTATATAGTTAATGATCAGTGTTTCTACCTCATCTTCTTTTGTTTTAGTGATTAAGCAAGATCTTGGGTTTTGAGCTAAATTTATACCGATATTCAGCATGAATCAGCTGCTTATGTATGCACTAGTCGGATATTTTGATAAAGAGGTAATTGTCAAATCATTTTTTTGGGGTATAGATTCTCTGAATTAAGGGCGTCATATCTATATTTGGTGATCAATAGGTAATAGGAGGGATTGGAATCATTGATATTCTTTGTCAGGGGGTTTTCCAGGTGATCATTGATATTCTTTGGGATGCACTGCAACTGGTTCATTAACATTTCATATTAATTGGAGCTTTTATATGCCATTTTTTTTCTGCATTTTCCCATTGTATATCCCGAATATAAAGTCTATTTTGTTTGAAGCTGTCTTGCATTGTCTAATGATTTTATCCTCGGCAGTCGGCAAGTATGAATGTCGTTGTCATCAGATGTTTAAACCATTTGAGAATCCAAGAACCCTGCTATAGTACCTTCACTGTCATTGCCCAGATCCTTCTAAAGCTCGAACCTATATTAGATGATACAGGGAGAAAGTTCTACTTGCGGAAAATATTGTAGTAAGAGCACGAGATATAGGCATTTCTTACCAGAGCACTTGCTTGTGAACTTGAAGTTTGGAACTGCACTCTCTGCTAGAAGCAACTCTTTTAGGtttaaagcaacaagttgcaaATATCTGTCATCGTTAAATCAATTAGGCCTATAATAAGAGCGAATATAGTTGTTGCTGCGTTCatcttttacaatttttttgggTTACTTGAGCCCCTATTCGCTAATATGAATATCAGAAAGAACAAATATTTGTTCTAATACTTCTTGGGACGAGACAGAATCGATCCCAGATATCCCGGGATAAACCAAGTGTATTTTCTCATATTAAGATTGCCGACTTGGTGAAAATGCCAGCTtcaaataatatgtatattagaGCATTTTCAACCATGAGAAACTCTTAGCTAAAAGTCTAGGTGGAttaccaaaattaaaatttatagccAATGTGCACAAAAAACATCACTCCAACCATGGCAAACCCTTGTGTATAATTATAGTCATTTTTCTATGGATGGGTATATTTGTTGAACCACTACATATCTGTAGTGAATTCTACGTCATCTACCGCAATTTACTTTCCTCCTTTCTgctgattaaatattatttattaccatattaaactgatatattctatttataacaatttatatattaataacatactatttttaaattatagccaaccaatatagccaataccattgaagcacactgtcttacaagttcagcaaattttacgtaatgtgttacaggttcaatttagccaacgattataaccatcTCCGATGGGATGTACGAAGTAGGAACAAAGGCAGGCATAAAGTACGAGATCCTCTCTATTCCGCATAATAAAGCCGTAAACAGATCCAGGAAACACCTGTGAAATCAGaataaaattttcagaaaaaacatataataatatatgttttttcaaaaacatgTTAAATGAGCAATGTTGGGGGAGTTCGAAAACATCTCCGAATTTGTTTCTGAATGCTAAATGACGTGATTTAAATcgtgttagagcatctccaacggcgttggctataatcgctggctaaattggacctgtaagacattatgtaaaatttgctgaacctgtaagacattttgctacaATGGTactgactatattggttggctataatttaaaaatagtatgttattaatattttaaattgttaaaatagaatatatcagttcaatatggtaataaatgatgtacaatcttcctacagattttcttacagacctgtagaggttcgacaaatttagccatccataggaggttggctaaatttatagacaacagctcatcatggttggagttgagtttttgaagctgttggctaaatctttttatttgagGTATGCAAACTCATCTTTTAgacaagggttttagatggttggagatgctcttattcaGAGATATGTGCATAGACATTTCCCCCCTTTTTTGAATAGATGATATGTGCATAgacttctttatttatttttaagagaTACCTCTAATCAATTATTGTCAATtgtaatatttttccaaattatcaCATTGTTTATCATACTTGAGTCACATTGTTTATCATACTAGAGATAGAAtggaaaataaaatagtatataatcAAAGGAAAATGTTGAATAGAAAAACAAACGTGTCTTAATCAACTAACTGTTGTCCAAATAGTAACACGGAATTGCTGTTCTTTACTCTATCCCATATGTTCCAATAATATCACTTTCTTCGCTTTATCACCATCAGACTTTGTGGGTCATTTCTACTTTGTCACAGGTACCCAATTGATCTTctctgattctaattttatgttaagattttgattaaaaagaattAGATTTTGTGCTTAGAAATTGATCCTCTTGTTACCCTTTTAGGCATTGGATTTTGATGGCTGAATATGGACCTCGATTGTATAGCTGCTGCAAATGTCGAAATCATATTGCACTTCATGATGATATTATTTCCAAGGCTTTCCAGGTCTATTTTTCCTCATCATCTCAACTTATTGCGTGTTTTGGTGGAAAAAAGGCGTATTACAGGACACCTGGCCTGCCTAGGATTTAACTTACTGCGTGTTTTGTGTCTGTGATCTCGTTAAGGATTGAATTTTTCGGAATATGGATTGTCGGATTGATCTCTGTCTAATTTATGTTTCGTTCGATCATGTCAGGGAAGAAACGGACGAGCCTTCTTGTTCTCACATGTGATCAACATTACTGTTGGGCGCAAAGAAGACAGGAACCTCATGACAGGGCTGCACACAGTTGCTGATATATCTTGTGCTGATTGCTGTGAGGTCCTGGGCTGGAAGTATGAAAGAGCTTATGAACCTACGCAGAAGTACAAGGAGGGGAAGTTCATACTTGAGAAGTTGAAAATTGTCATCGAAAACTGGTAAAGCTCGTGTCCCTGTCGAATGCTTTCGTTGCTTGTCACTGGACCAGAAGTTCTTGGTTTGGataataaaattgttttatacTTGAAGCAAATCCCCAGTCTGATCCTTGTACTGAACTAGTATAATGGTGTGAATTTGTTTATATCTGGAACCTGGGGGTGATCGGGATAGACTTGGATTCCCCAAAAGAAAAGCGCGAAATTTGTATAAGACCCTGATTGTATTCAACTGtacatatatatgattattcTGGTAATTCTTGTACAAGGCTCATGTGATTTCTTAAGTTATACAAAGTGTTGTATATGTCATCGCGGTTTTTGTGAGATTTGTCTCCGGATACAAATACATGAATCTGATCAGAAGTTTCAATCCAACTGCATCCTGGATTCTTGTTCATGTGTTTTTCTTTGATAATCTGTCTGGTTTTTGCTAGCTCTTTCCATCTACCTGCATAAGCATATAAGTTTGCCAACACCACGTAGTTTGCAGTATTATCCGGCTCTAATTCTATTAGCCTTTTTGCTGCAACCTCCCCCAAATCGACATTACCTGCAAGAACACAACCTCCCAGGAATGCACCCCAAATTACGGAATCAGGTTGTAGAGGCATTTCATTAATAAGCCTGTAAGCTTCACTTAACTCACCTGCACGACTTAGGAGATCTACCATACAGGTGAAGTGTTTTAGTGTGGGGTTTACATTGCACAACCTCAACAGTTTAAAGAATTCCTTCCCAGCCTCAACTGCTCCTGCATGAACACATGAGGATAGAACTGACAAAAAAGTAACAGTGTCAGGTATAAATCCATCTATCAGCATCTTGCGGAAGAAAGCAATTCCTTCCTCTCCATGTCCATGCATAGCATACGCAGTCAGCATTGAATTTTCAGTCACCAAATTTCTTGTCGATATTCTTTTGTAAGCCAGGTGGGAATGCTTTATGTTTCCGCATTTTGCATACATGTCCACCAAGGCTGCTCCGATGTAAAAATCTGATTCGTAACCAAATCTGATTGAATGAGCATGAACCTGTTTACCTCTCTCTAGTGTTGCTAATCTCGAGCAAGAAGTTAAAATTGATCCAATTGTGTAAATGTCAGGATGCAGGTTTGAagaatgcattttagaaaacatTTCAAGAGCCAATTCATGGCAGCCATTTTCTACAAGGCCAGCAATAATGCCATTCCATGTATACACGTTCGGTTTAAATCCATCTACTTTCATCTCCTGAAGACTAACTAGGATATGTTCAGTCTGATTGCAGCGAGAATATCCAGAGATCAAAGCATTCCATGTAGCCAAATCTCTTTCACTCACTTCATCAAAAGAAGTTCGAGCTGACTTTATGTCCTGACATTTGCTGTACATTTTTACCAATGATCCACCCACAAAAGGATTTGATTGCAGACCTCTAACAATGGCATGTGCATGTATCTCTTTCCCTAATCTTGTTAAACCAATATCAGTACAAGCAGTGAGAACGCTTCCTAGAGTGAAAGAATTGGTTGCAACACAATCATGCCTCAGCAGATCTATAAACATTATCAGCGCCTCCCGGAACAGAGAGTTATCAACATAACCTGAGATAATCAAGTTCCAGGATATGATATTCCGCTCAAGCCTGTTTAATTCCATCTGATCAAAGAGTCTTCTAGCCTTTGAAATTTCTCCTGCCTCGCAATAAGCAACAATCATTGTATTATAACAGACAGCATTTTGcacagaaaattttgaaaatatcctaACAGCACTACTCACATCTTTACACCTCCTGTATACATCCAACAATCCATTAACAACAATTTGATTACCCATCAATCCTCTCCTCACTATAAAGCCATGCACTTCTCTGCCCAATCTTAGTTTATTTAATCTAGCACAAGAAGGAAGAACACTAGCTAGTGTTCGAGCATTAGGCTCAACTCCAGCAGCTTGCATCCTCCCTAGAATCTCTATAGCTTCCTCATCAAGTCCATTCTGCGAGCATCCACTAATAACAGCACTCCAAGAAACAATATTCGGACTCAGATTATCCTCAAATGACATTTTCTGCATAAACTGTAACGCTTCATCCACCTTGCCATTCGCAGCACAAGCTGCAATCATAGTATTCCATGATACAAAATCTCTCCCCGACATATTACCCCAAACTCTAACCGCATCATCCAAGCTCCCACATTTACCATACATATCCATGAGAGCATTACCCACATACACATTCATATCAACTTCACTTTTTATAACAATCCCGTGAAACTGCCTTCCCAGTTCCACACTACACAATCCAATACAAATCTTCAAGAGCAATGGAAACACGAAAAACTCTAACTCCAAATCCTCAACCTGCATCCCCAGAAACATCAGAAAAGCATCCTCAAAAAACCCATGATCCACATAAGCACCAATAATAGCAGTCCATGAGTACAAGTTTCTTTCAGTCATCTCATCAAACAGCGTGACTGCATCATCTAAACACCCACATTTCACATACATTTGAAGCAATTTAGTCTCAACAAATACATGTCCTCGAAACCCATTTTTCAGTGCCTGAGCATGAACTTGTTTCCCAAATCTTGCGCAATAACATGAGTCGAGTGTATTAGCATAAGTTGCTGAATCGAGAGAGTTGTCTACTTGAGATATTATACTACTTTTGCTTGACAGTGATTGAGTGGGGAAACGACGTAGCTTTGGTGGAATGAAATTGAGACGCTTGGATTCAATGGCCGGTGGTGATGGAAGTTTCGGTGGTGGCGCGTGACTCACAAGTTCCATCAGGGAGGCCATAATTAAACTTTTGAATCATGGGCAGTACTTCGTTTGTGTTCACTTGaaagtgaatggaatggaaagAGAATAGAATGAATTTTGTATTTGAATGGAAGGAGAATAgaatgaattttgtattttaaaaccGTGTTgatcaaaaaaaatgtatataatttttattatttcaatcaTTCCAACTTTaatgttttaattataattctaattCACATGTTTTGGAAAGAATGCTCATTCTATttcaacatcatgtttcttcacaatctttctcacaCAAAAATTAAGAGCTTATTGCAATTCGCATCCCTAgacttcggcccaaaaatactttagtatgcaaactttagataattgcaCTTTGCCCCCACAGGTATTTTGTACGCGTCAATTTCCACCCTTTCCGTCAACATCcgttaattaattatgtttaaCGTTAGTTTAGTTAGTTTAGGCCAG of Daucus carota subsp. sativus chromosome 3, DH1 v3.0, whole genome shotgun sequence contains these proteins:
- the LOC108213334 gene encoding uncharacterized protein LOC108213334 — its product is MTRLPGWILTGNIRSFGPAISRVCVASFSTAAKQVGTHNGTFHCDEALACFILRLTHTLASANIVRTRDPQVLASLDAVVDVGGVYDLSRDRFDHHQKGFSEVFGRAGYSTKLSSAGLVYKHYGLEIIAKEIQLDKGHPDVFKLYLAVYKSFIEAIDAIDNGVSQYCVDIPPNYVNNTSLSSRIGRLNLDWTDPDQSIEKENDAFQRAMVLAGNEFIESIHFHAKSWLPARSIVVDCLAARKNVDSSGEIILLPRICPWKLHIFELEEEMKIDPSIKYVIYQDDRSDNWRVQAVAVSPDKYQSRKPLLSQWRGLTGEELSEVAAIPGCVFVHMSGFIGGNQSYEGALAMAKASLMVD
- the LOC108210738 gene encoding protein yippee-like At4g27745, which produces MAEYGPRLYSCCKCRNHIALHDDIISKAFQGRNGRAFLFSHVINITVGRKEDRNLMTGLHTVADISCADCCEVLGWKYERAYEPTQKYKEGKFILEKLKIVIENW
- the LOC108210737 gene encoding pentatricopeptide repeat-containing protein At2g13600-like; this encodes MASLMELVSHAPPPKLPSPPAIESKRLNFIPPKLRRFPTQSLSSKSSIISQVDNSLDSATYANTLDSCYCARFGKQVHAQALKNGFRGHVFVETKLLQMYVKCGCLDDAVTLFDEMTERNLYSWTAIIGAYVDHGFFEDAFLMFLGMQVEDLELEFFVFPLLLKICIGLCSVELGRQFHGIVIKSEVDMNVYVGNALMDMYGKCGSLDDAVRVWGNMSGRDFVSWNTMIAACAANGKVDEALQFMQKMSFEDNLSPNIVSWSAVISGCSQNGLDEEAIEILGRMQAAGVEPNARTLASVLPSCARLNKLRLGREVHGFIVRRGLMGNQIVVNGLLDVYRRCKDVSSAVRIFSKFSVQNAVCYNTMIVAYCEAGEISKARRLFDQMELNRLERNIISWNLIISGYVDNSLFREALIMFIDLLRHDCVATNSFTLGSVLTACTDIGLTRLGKEIHAHAIVRGLQSNPFVGGSLVKMYSKCQDIKSARTSFDEVSERDLATWNALISGYSRCNQTEHILVSLQEMKVDGFKPNVYTWNGIIAGLVENGCHELALEMFSKMHSSNLHPDIYTIGSILTSCSRLATLERGKQVHAHSIRFGYESDFYIGAALVDMYAKCGNIKHSHLAYKRISTRNLVTENSMLTAYAMHGHGEEGIAFFRKMLIDGFIPDTVTFLSVLSSCVHAGAVEAGKEFFKLLRLCNVNPTLKHFTCMVDLLSRAGELSEAYRLINEMPLQPDSVIWGAFLGGCVLAGNVDLGEVAAKRLIELEPDNTANYVVLANLYAYAGRWKELAKTRQIIKEKHMNKNPGCSWIETSDQIHVFVSGDKSHKNRDDIYNTLYNLRNHMSLVQELPE